The Candidatus Eisenbacteria bacterium genomic interval ATGAACCGTGAGCCGAGAGTGACGGATGCCCGTGAAGCGCAAGGAGCAGGGCTGGCCAGCGACGCAGTCGTGTCGGTGACACGTCGAGGAAGCTGGCCAGCCCTGCGACGCAGCGATTCGCGGGCAGGCGGCACTTGCAGGCCATGGGCTCATGAACAGGTCGGGCTAGGACGGGTGGACGAAGAAGACCGAGGCCCACGCGAGCCGGTCGGCGAAACCGAGGCGATGGTACAGCGAGATCGCGGGCGCGTTGGTGTCGTTCACGAACAGGCATACGTCGCGCGTTCGTTCCTGCAGCCGCACGCAAAGCTCCGCGAGCGCCCGGCGCGCGACCCCCTGGTTGCGCCACGGCGGCGCGGTCCAGACGCCCGAAACCTGCGCGGCTTCGGACGTCAGGGCGCTGATGCTCGCGCGGAAGACGAGCCCGCGGTCGTCGCGCCACACGTACGTGTGGCCGTCGCGGCATTCCTCCTCCGTCCGGCGTGCGTAGGCGACCGGGTCCTCCTCGCGCGGATCCTCGAGCAGCTCCTCGGCCCGCAGTTGCGCGCCGGATTCGTAGACCAGCGCGTAGTCCTCGCGCTGCGCCGGCCGCAGCTCGGGCAGGCGGGGGATCACCGGCAACGCGCCCGGAGCGAGCGCCATGTAGATCTGGCGCCTTCGCAGGCGCGGCTCGAGCCCGCCTCCCGGGTAGGTCTCGAGCAACCCCGCGACGGACGGTTGGGCGCCGATCACCTGGAAGCGGGGCGGTGTCCCAAGCGGCGACGCGATTTCGCCGAGCAAGCGCAGCGCTTCGCGGTCGTCGCCGATGGGCAACACCGCGCCCGAGCTGCCGCCGAGGTAGAGCAGCGCGGTGAGCCGCCCGCGACGGCTTGCCGCCCAGCAGGTGTGTCCGGGGCGCGCGAAAGCGTCGCGCAGCACGAGCGCGACCAGGTAGACGTTCGCGACCGGATCGCTGTCGAGGAAGGACAGCGCTTCGGGGGCGTCACGCGGCTGAAGCCGTCGGACCTGGATGGCCGATGTGTCGTCGGAAGGGGGCATGGCGCGGGTCCCGCGCCTTCGCGGGCACGCGACTCTACGACGCGGGCGCGGCCGCGGCCAGCGCCCGCGGCCGCCCGCCGCTCAGCGCTTCGGAGCGCCCGGCGGCGTCATCATGCGGCGCCGCGTCCGGCGAATGCGGGGCCAGGCGTGCGCGATCCACCAGACCCAGGCCACCACCCACGCACCCGCCGCGAGCGCGTCGCGCCGCAGCGCCGCGGGGGCGGCCCCGTCGGCGGCCAGGCGCAACACCAGCGCGACCGCGACCGCGTGCAGGGCGACCGGGCCGAGCACCGCGCCCTCCTCGCGCATCTCGTGCCCGCCGTGCGACACCACCACGCGCGTGGCGATCGCGAGCGTGAGCAGGCCGTAGCCGCCGATGAACACGACATGCCACGCGGTGACCTCGTAAGCGGGCAGGGCCGCCGCGGCCACGAGGCCGAGGGCGACGCACCAGCCCGCGACCCAGAGCGCCCACGAGAGCGCGACGCGCCGCCCCGGCGGACGCCACAGCTTCCAGGCGAGCATCGTGCTGACGAGCCCGGCGATCGCGCGGGACCAGGCGCCAAGGGCGGCGGCGCCGCGCGCCTCGCACACGAGCGCGAACACGAGCAACGCGCCGATCGCCAGGACGAAGACGCGACGCGGCAGCCGCTGGCCCGCGCGCGCGACGCCGACGATCGCGAGCGGATCCTTCATCATCGCGAACGTCGGCACGAGCAGGCCGCCGAGCCCGAGAACGAGCGCCGGCATCATGCCGCGGGACACCATCCGCAGCGCGAACCGGGGCGCGGGCTCCACGAGCAGGCCGGTCGCGAACAGCGCCTGCGCCAGCCCGGCCAGCACGCCGAGCACGACGCCCAGGCCGACCAGCAGGAACTCCTCCGGAGGAGCGGCCCCGCCGAATCGCACCCGGCGCGCGAGTGCGACGAGGGAGAAGAGAAGCGTGAGGCCGAACGCGAGGCCCGCCGCGGCCACCAGCCCGGCCGCCTGAAGCCCGCCGAACCCGACCGCTCCGGCGGTCACGACCGCGAGCTCCCAGGGGCGGCACTTCTCGCCATGGGTGAAAGCGGGCAGCGCGGTGAACAGGAAGCCGGTCACGAAGCACAGCTCGAATCCCTGGATCATGAGGCCGGCGTGCATCGGTCCCGGCCACGGCGAGGGCATGACCGCGGCCACGAGCCAGGGTGCGGCTCCGGCGATCGCGAACAGCGCCCCGAGCGGGAACAGCACGCGGTAGGGCTCGAGCGCCGGGCGGAGGTCCGGCGGCCGCGGCTTCACCGACTCGAGTGTCGGCGCGTCGATCGGGGCGATTCGGAGGGGGACGGCGGGACGGTTCACGACCGGACGTCGGGCAGGAGCAGATCAATGCGGCCGATGACGGCCGCGAGAATCTGCGAGGCGGATTCGAGACCCGCCCTGCGGAGCGTCTCGGGGATCGGTCCGCCCGCGAGAGTCACCCCGCGCGCGAGCTCCAGGCGGTCGTTCCAGTGCAGGACGTAGACGGCGCGAGGCGCCGGCTCGCCGACCGGCTCGCGCGTCACGATGGCCAGGTATCCGCCCGGCAACGACACGCTCGCGGCCTGGGGCTCTTCGAGCGGGAAGGCGAACGGCCGGCGCAGCCGTTCGAACCGCTCCCGCGCGAGGCCGGAGTCGTGGCCCCACAGTCCCGGGTCGAGGCTCAGGGTGTTGATGATCATTTCGGGCAGCGGGCGAACGCCGTCGCCGGGGTCGCGCGGCGTCGCCAGCACCGGGATGCGCAGTCGGCTGCCGTCGCGGACGGTGGCGCCGGGGCCCGTTGCCGGGGGCGCCGACACGGATCGGGCCGCCGGCGGGGGAGAGCCGAACGGGTTTCGCAGCTGCTCCCAGGCCCGCAGCATCGCCTCGTGGTCCATGCGCCCGGTGCGCCCGCGGCTCTTCGCGCGGGCCCAGGCACGATAGGTCGCCTCGAAGGCGCCGTCTTCGAGCGCGTGCGCGATGCGCGCGGCGACGTCCTCGCTCGGCACCTTGCGGCCGCACTCGATGTTGAACAGGAACGAGGGCGCAAGGCCGCTCGTGGCCTCGCTCAGCCGCTTGAACGACCAGCCCAGCCCGAGTCGCCGCTGGCGGATCCTGCCGGCGACCGGGTCGTCCGGGCTCGCCCGCCGAGCGGGCTTCGGTCGGCTAGCCGTTTCCGTCATGGCGGCAACCTACGCCATTCTCCATAGGGATGCCAGCCGGCGGAGTCATTCGCCCGCTGGACTCAAGCCGGCCGGGAAGCCTCGAAGACCAGCGTCTCGAACGCACCCATGTCCTCGTCGCCGACCAGCCTCCCGTGGGACTCGATCCCTCGCAGCGCCTCGTGCTCCGAGACTCCGGGGCATGCGCGGCGGATTCGCGCGAAGCCCGCTTCCCCGAGCGTCATGGCCAGCAGGTCGCCGTCGTACAGGAACTGGTGACCCCAGCTCCGAAACAGATTGTTGATGACCAGGGAGGGCCTGCACGGCTGCTGTCCGTCCAGGTAGCGGTCGGTGACCCAGCGCACGTAGCGCATCCCGCGCGGATCGTCCTGGTGGCCATACAGGTGCACGAACATTTCGAGGTCCGGCGTCGCGACGCGCAGCGTTCCGCCGGGCCGCAACACGCGCCGGCACTCCGAGAGCATGAACCGTCCCTCGGGCCAGCGGATGTGCTCGATCATGTGCTCGCTGAAGACGTAGTCGAACGACGCGTCCGCGAGCGGGAAGGGTTTCGTGACGTCGAGGTAGGCGACGCAGGCGGAGGCCGGCGCCAGATCGGTGTTGAGCCAGCCCTCGAGCAGCGCGGGCCCCGCCCCCAGGTGCAGCTTGCGCACCGGATGCGATCGAAGGTACGCGTCAATCAGCGACTGGCGCGCTCGCAATTGGCTCAGGCGACGCGGTACCGACGTCAGGCTTCGCGCATCCCTGGCGAGCCCGACGATGGTCTGCGAACGCCGAAGAATCTGCCGGACGTTCATCTGGACCCCGGGGCGGCCGGCCGCGCATGGCGGGGGGAAGGCTCGCCGCGCGGCACCCATGAGCTTCGGCCGCACCGGCGCCCAGCGTCAATACCGGAAATGTCCCCAGGGCCGTCCGTCACTACCCCCTCACGACCTCCGCGAGCCCCGCCAGGGCGGCTTCGAGCTGCGCGTCGGACAGGTACGGGGCGGGGCCCAGGCGCAGCGCCTCTCCCCGGGTGTCCGTCCAGACGCCGAGCCCTCGCAGGGCGGCCGAGAGCTCCGCCGCACGCGGTGAGCGCAGCGCGAGGAACCCGCCCATGCCGGCCGGCGGGGTGCCGCGATCGCGGGTCACCACCCCGGGGTCGAGATTCAGGTCGTCGAACCCGGCGGCCAGCAACCCGACCTGGTGGAGGCTCGTTTCACGCAGGAATGCCGGGCTCAGACCCTGCTCGTCCTGGAAGGCGAATGAGCGCGCGCCCCGGTAGTGGGAGACGGGATCGTACGTGGAGCCGGCCCAGCGCCCCGGCCCCGCGCCGTACGGAACCCCGGCGGCGGGCCGGGAGGCGAGCAGCGCGAACTCGCTGAACCAGCCGGTCAGGACCGGCCGCAGATGCTCGCGGGCCGGCGGCACGCGCAGGAAGCAGCAGCCCTCGCCGAGCTGGCAGTACTTGTAGCCGCCGCCGGTGACGAACGCGTCTCCGAGTCCGTCGGCGTCGAGGTCGCAGGGGACGACGTTGACCTGGTGGTAGGCGTCCACCAGCAGCTCGGCCCCTTCGCGCCGGCAGGCCGCGAGCAGGCGCGAAAGATGCGGCACGATCTCGGCCGTCTCGAACAGCACCGACGAAACCAGCGCGGCGGCGGTGCGCGAATCCACCTCGCCCGCGAGCCGCTCGGCCAGCGTCGCGACCGGGCGCGCGGGCAGCTTCACGACGTGCAGCCGCCCCGTTTCGCCGAGCCGGTCGAGCTGGCGGCGCAGCGTGTGGAACTCGCCGTCGGTCGTGACCAGCTTCGGCCGGGACTCGAGCGGCAGCGCCGACAGGAAGCGCGTCACCAGCTCGTGCGTGTTCTGGCCGAGGGCGATCTCCTCCGCGCCGGCGCCGAGCCGGCGCGCGAACCCGGCGCGCACCAGCGACGCCTGTGCGAACGCGCGCTCCCACTTCCCGTCCGCCTCGCGGGCGGCGTCGTCCCAGGCCTCGAGCTGCGCCTCGCGCGTGACGTCGGGCCACGCCTGATGCGAGTGCCCGGTGAGCAGCACCCGCTCGCCGACACGGAAGCGTCCGTAGTGAGCGGCCAGCGGATTCGGCGTGCGCCGCAGCGCCGCGAGCGTGATGGACGGAGGGCTCACAGCTGCGACCGGATCTCCCACAGGTCGGGGTACAGAGGTCGATGGAGCGTCGTCATCAGGTAGGCCGCGCCCGAGGAGCCGCCGGTTCCGGGCTTCGAGCCGATCGTGCGCTGCACCATCTTGACGTGCCGGTACCGCCACTCCTGCAGGCCCTCGTCGAGGTCCAGCATCCGCTCACAGAGGCCCGCGGTCGCGACGTCGCTCCGGTAGACCTGGACGAGGACGGCCTGGAGCTCCGGCGAGGGTTCGATGGGAGCGCGCACGTCGCGGGCCAGCAGCCCGGGGGGAACGGCGTAGCCGC includes:
- a CDS encoding GNAT family N-acetyltransferase — encoded protein: MPPSDDTSAIQVRRLQPRDAPEALSFLDSDPVANVYLVALVLRDAFARPGHTCWAASRRGRLTALLYLGGSSGAVLPIGDDREALRLLGEIASPLGTPPRFQVIGAQPSVAGLLETYPGGGLEPRLRRRQIYMALAPGALPVIPRLPELRPAQREDYALVYESGAQLRAEELLEDPREEDPVAYARRTEEECRDGHTYVWRDDRGLVFRASISALTSEAAQVSGVWTAPPWRNQGVARRALAELCVRLQERTRDVCLFVNDTNAPAISLYHRLGFADRLAWASVFFVHPS
- a CDS encoding NnrS family protein; translated protein: MNRPAVPLRIAPIDAPTLESVKPRPPDLRPALEPYRVLFPLGALFAIAGAAPWLVAAVMPSPWPGPMHAGLMIQGFELCFVTGFLFTALPAFTHGEKCRPWELAVVTAGAVGFGGLQAAGLVAAAGLAFGLTLLFSLVALARRVRFGGAAPPEEFLLVGLGVVLGVLAGLAQALFATGLLVEPAPRFALRMVSRGMMPALVLGLGGLLVPTFAMMKDPLAIVGVARAGQRLPRRVFVLAIGALLVFALVCEARGAAALGAWSRAIAGLVSTMLAWKLWRPPGRRVALSWALWVAGWCVALGLVAAAALPAYEVTAWHVVFIGGYGLLTLAIATRVVVSHGGHEMREEGAVLGPVALHAVAVALVLRLAADGAAPAALRRDALAAGAWVVAWVWWIAHAWPRIRRTRRRMMTPPGAPKR
- a CDS encoding helix-turn-helix transcriptional regulator; translation: MTETASRPKPARRASPDDPVAGRIRQRRLGLGWSFKRLSEATSGLAPSFLFNIECGRKVPSEDVAARIAHALEDGAFEATYRAWARAKSRGRTGRMDHEAMLRAWEQLRNPFGSPPPAARSVSAPPATGPGATVRDGSRLRIPVLATPRDPGDGVRPLPEMIINTLSLDPGLWGHDSGLARERFERLRRPFAFPLEEPQAASVSLPGGYLAIVTREPVGEPAPRAVYVLHWNDRLELARGVTLAGGPIPETLRRAGLESASQILAAVIGRIDLLLPDVRS
- a CDS encoding methyltransferase domain-containing protein produces the protein MNVRQILRRSQTIVGLARDARSLTSVPRRLSQLRARQSLIDAYLRSHPVRKLHLGAGPALLEGWLNTDLAPASACVAYLDVTKPFPLADASFDYVFSEHMIEHIRWPEGRFMLSECRRVLRPGGTLRVATPDLEMFVHLYGHQDDPRGMRYVRWVTDRYLDGQQPCRPSLVINNLFRSWGHQFLYDGDLLAMTLGEAGFARIRRACPGVSEHEALRGIESHGRLVGDEDMGAFETLVFEASRPA
- a CDS encoding kynureninase — encoded protein: MRRTPNPLAAHYGRFRVGERVLLTGHSHQAWPDVTREAQLEAWDDAAREADGKWERAFAQASLVRAGFARRLGAGAEEIALGQNTHELVTRFLSALPLESRPKLVTTDGEFHTLRRQLDRLGETGRLHVVKLPARPVATLAERLAGEVDSRTAAALVSSVLFETAEIVPHLSRLLAACRREGAELLVDAYHQVNVVPCDLDADGLGDAFVTGGGYKYCQLGEGCCFLRVPPAREHLRPVLTGWFSEFALLASRPAAGVPYGAGPGRWAGSTYDPVSHYRGARSFAFQDEQGLSPAFLRETSLHQVGLLAAGFDDLNLDPGVVTRDRGTPPAGMGGFLALRSPRAAELSAALRGLGVWTDTRGEALRLGPAPYLSDAQLEAALAGLAEVVRG